A genome region from Bombilactobacillus bombi includes the following:
- a CDS encoding MFS transporter, whose product MLVYNLFSNVMFEIVVWMIYLKSQGWSIGEIAILEGMFTISQFAFELPSGVISDKLGHKLTLVLGEISCFIYLFGYFFPHIHLVIYISFILFALGLSLISGTDVSILYDAIPVKEKSKYIKYSGIFNSIGILGVAFGNAVGGWLAKISWTTLFIIAIIFRFCAIVAAMSINEDNLESVDELQMKQSILKKMYHFLKNSKEYQRLLLVICFSDAAVTISYQYGSLLLSTIHVPTELVSTIFGTISLLGALVSYSIYKIVKKIDENKITLCLIELSMLLALLFITKNKIVIIFGLIIINVSFEMWNVILENKIQKIVLEGIRATSISTINLFTSLLLTIGSFLISAMSKKISLELTIGILSGFGLFVSGFIFIFYMRKTEEK is encoded by the coding sequence GTGTTGGTATACAATTTATTTTCGAATGTCATGTTTGAAATTGTTGTCTGGATGATATATTTAAAAAGTCAAGGTTGGTCTATAGGTGAAATTGCAATTTTAGAAGGAATGTTCACAATTTCACAATTTGCTTTTGAATTACCCTCTGGTGTTATTTCTGATAAGTTAGGGCACAAATTAACATTAGTGCTTGGTGAAATTAGTTGTTTTATCTATTTATTTGGATATTTCTTTCCGCATATTCATTTAGTTATATATATTTCTTTTATATTATTTGCACTCGGTTTATCTCTTATTTCGGGGACTGATGTTTCTATATTATATGACGCAATTCCTGTAAAAGAAAAAAGTAAATATATTAAGTATTCAGGTATCTTTAATTCTATCGGGATTTTAGGTGTAGCGTTTGGTAATGCTGTTGGAGGGTGGCTAGCAAAGATATCCTGGACAACTCTATTTATTATAGCTATAATTTTCAGATTTTGTGCGATTGTTGCTGCTATGAGCATTAACGAAGATAATTTGGAAAGTGTAGACGAATTACAGATGAAACAAAGTATTTTAAAAAAGATGTATCATTTTCTAAAGAATAGTAAAGAATATCAAAGACTACTTTTAGTGATTTGCTTTTCAGATGCAGCGGTGACTATATCATATCAATATGGGTCATTATTACTTTCTACAATTCATGTTCCCACAGAATTAGTATCGACTATTTTTGGTACTATATCTCTTTTAGGGGCTCTGGTATCATATTCTATTTATAAGATAGTTAAAAAAATTGATGAAAATAAAATAACTTTGTGTCTGATTGAATTAAGTATGCTGCTAGCTTTACTTTTTATTACAAAAAATAAGATAGTTATAATTTTCGGATTGATTATTATAAATGTTTCCTTCGAAATGTGGAATGTAATTTTAGAAAATAAAATTCAGAAAATTGTTTTAGAAGGTATACGTGCCACTTCTATATCGACAATTAATCTTTTTACTTCACTTTTATTAACGATTGGTTCTTTTTTAATAAGTGCTATGTCTAAGAAAATATCCTTGGAATTAACTATTGGTATATTAAGTGGATTTGGGTTATTTGTTTCAGGGTTCATTTTTATTTTCTATATGAGAAAAACGGAGGAAAAATAA
- a CDS encoding methyltransferase domain-containing protein translates to MTKNLEGTNSVIDFVCGTRTLLEIFDKKGWKTAGVNLSKQMLSIAKSKLQSTDLFLSDVTLFKSKDKYDMVVCTADDFKDLFSLAFILKCTLLFINITSNFVVPQKTIDLPKINIIVKNLYNIF, encoded by the coding sequence ATCACAAAGAACTTAGAAGGAACTAATTCTGTCATTGACTTTGTATGTGGAACAAGAACTTTATTAGAAATATTTGACAAAAAAGGATGGAAAACAGCTGGAGTAAATTTATCGAAACAAATGTTAAGTATAGCTAAAAGTAAACTACAAAGTACGGATTTATTTTTGAGTGATGTAACTCTTTTTAAGAGTAAAGATAAATATGATATGGTGGTTTGTACTGCAGACGATTTCAAAGACCTTTTTTCTTTAGCATTTATTCTAAAATGTACTTTGCTATTCATAAATATCACCTCTAATTTTGTGGTACCACAAAAAACAATCGATTTACCTAAAATTAATATCATCGTTAAAAATCTATATAATATTTTTTGA
- a CDS encoding ABC transporter ATP-binding protein, with protein MLKINNLSKYFGKRQVLHQVSFSIKKGHITGLIGANGAGKTTIMKSILGITEFTGTIQLNQEHIAVNKHLLLQNVGALIEYPGLYPFLTGREQLQLFATGDNQHQKVEDIIEKLNIKSFADSKAKNYSLGMKQKLGIALALVNHPQLAILDEPMNGLDPQATKELRDLIVTEKNNGTSFLVSSHILSELQKLAEDVVVIDKGRVIKDTTMTQLLLANQQYILIDTDNNKLAQQLLTAAGYQCTETKEHLQISKTPQVSIGIILKLLFEHNIEINDFQQKAGDLEESLLGILNNESDLRKEA; from the coding sequence ATTTTAAAAATTAATAATTTAAGTAAATATTTTGGGAAACGTCAAGTTTTACACCAGGTATCTTTCTCAATAAAGAAGGGGCATATCACGGGGTTAATTGGCGCTAATGGTGCTGGCAAAACAACGATTATGAAATCTATTTTAGGAATTACTGAATTTACAGGTACAATTCAGTTAAATCAAGAGCATATCGCAGTTAATAAACATCTGCTGCTGCAAAATGTAGGAGCTTTAATCGAATATCCAGGACTTTATCCATTTTTAACGGGACGTGAACAATTACAGCTCTTTGCTACAGGAGATAATCAGCACCAAAAAGTAGAAGATATAATTGAAAAACTTAATATCAAATCCTTTGCTGACAGTAAAGCCAAAAATTACTCGTTAGGTATGAAACAAAAATTAGGCATAGCTTTGGCGCTAGTTAATCACCCCCAACTAGCTATTTTAGATGAACCAATGAACGGGTTAGATCCGCAAGCAACCAAAGAATTGCGAGATTTAATTGTTACTGAAAAAAATAATGGTACTTCTTTTTTAGTCTCGAGTCATATTCTAAGTGAACTACAAAAATTAGCTGAAGATGTCGTTGTTATTGATAAAGGACGGGTTATTAAAGATACAACAATGACACAATTATTACTGGCTAATCAGCAGTATATCTTAATAGATACTGATAATAATAAGTTAGCCCAGCAATTGTTAACTGCAGCAGGTTATCAATGTACTGAAACAAAAGAGCACTTACAAATTAGCAAAACACCTCAAGTTTCAATTGGAATAATACTTAAATTATTGTTTGAACATAATATTGAGATTAATGATTTTCAACAAAAAGCAGGTGACCTAGAAGAATCTCTCTTAGGAATTCTGAATAATGAATCTGACTTAAGAAAGGAGGCTTAA
- a CDS encoding ABC transporter permease, with translation MITLIKQESYKLLKRPSTKFFVLFMIIFQAIIGFYAKNYPKNIAPKEAFMDNFYASVLIAIFLISLGSTIITNEVQYGTLKTLLYRKYSYNQILISKWITLFLYAVSLYIISIFSSWLIKISFLGRQFQLTDHINKTQYVWQSWQATNISEFLTLVFLMSFVLLLATMFNNSTPAIIVGIMVYFAASIFSQLMYMLLDKIQWLKWSPINMMNLGAQLDNNHLERLTHLNLSTLTSGYLLYMIIFLLLGVVIFRKRNS, from the coding sequence ATGATTACTTTGATTAAACAAGAAAGTTACAAATTACTGAAACGTCCGAGTACTAAATTTTTTGTTCTATTTATGATTATTTTCCAAGCAATTATCGGTTTTTATGCGAAGAACTATCCAAAAAATATTGCTCCTAAAGAAGCCTTTATGGATAATTTTTATGCTTCTGTGTTGATTGCGATTTTTTTAATTTCTTTAGGCAGCACGATTATTACTAATGAAGTGCAGTATGGAACTTTAAAGACTTTGTTATATCGGAAATATTCCTATAATCAAATTTTAATTAGTAAATGGATTACGTTATTTTTGTATGCGGTTAGTTTGTATATTATTAGTATTTTTAGTTCATGGTTAATTAAAATAAGTTTCTTAGGTCGACAATTTCAATTAACAGATCATATAAATAAGACCCAATATGTATGGCAATCTTGGCAAGCAACTAATATTAGTGAATTTTTGACATTAGTATTTTTAATGAGTTTCGTATTATTATTGGCAACAATGTTTAATAACTCGACTCCTGCAATTATCGTGGGAATAATGGTTTATTTTGCGGCTTCTATTTTTAGTCAGTTAATGTATATGTTATTAGATAAAATCCAATGGTTAAAGTGGTCACCCATAAATATGATGAATTTAGGAGCGCAATTAGACAATAATCATTTGGAAAGATTAACTCATTTAAATTTATCGACCCTTACTAGTGGTTATCTACTATATATGATTATCTTTTTATTATTAGGAGTAGTTATTTTTCGGAAAAGAAATAGTTAA
- a CDS encoding helix-turn-helix domain-containing protein, giving the protein MNKTLIPELRRKKSWTQEYLADKCGLSVRTIQRLESGEDVSTETLRLVAEALAVKVGDLFESIQDRTKEDEVEQINKEQVLQLKQRNAKRRLIKTIAIWIFISGMIVIGYAISSFPNNNLLQIIAIPIWLIAWPVGFAILKALDTIWLTNKLDKKYPITRGLDGYHIRK; this is encoded by the coding sequence ATGAATAAAACTTTAATCCCAGAATTAAGAAGGAAAAAGAGTTGGACTCAAGAATATCTTGCTGACAAGTGCGGTCTCAGTGTGAGAACTATCCAAAGATTAGAATCGGGAGAGGACGTTAGTACAGAAACATTAAGATTAGTTGCTGAGGCTTTGGCTGTCAAGGTGGGAGATTTATTTGAATCAATTCAAGATAGAACAAAAGAAGATGAGGTTGAACAGATTAATAAGGAACAAGTTTTACAATTAAAGCAAAGAAACGCCAAAAGAAGATTGATTAAGACAATAGCTATATGGATATTTATTTCAGGAATGATAGTAATTGGATATGCTATTTCTTCTTTTCCTAACAATAATTTATTGCAAATTATTGCGATTCCCATTTGGTTAATTGCTTGGCCAGTTGGTTTTGCAATTTTGAAAGCTTTAGATACTATCTGGTTAACCAATAAGTTAGATAAAAAATATCCAATTACTAGGGGCTTGGATGGTTATCATATAAGGAAATAG
- a CDS encoding ABC transporter ATP-binding protein, which produces MLEVNNLNVDIGRKKIIKNITFQVKTGAIVGLIGPNGAGKTTIMKTILGLTKFTGQISMDNHPITEGNHKILSEVGALIENPAIYPFLTGLQNLKLYSHDKNNMQQIVIQLGLEKYIEDLAKNYSLGMKQKLGIAIALLNQPKLVILDEPMNGLDIEATILVRKLIQQYARSGTSFLISSHILGELQKIMSEAIIINEGKLVINRAMSRFQRINHQHYQILSENQKIASDLLAKNNIQIKKSGNYLCIDAKDVFLAEDLLYKNNLRLLELLPKKIDFEQVVVSLLKNQERDIYEE; this is translated from the coding sequence ATGTTAGAGGTAAATAATCTTAATGTAGATATTGGAAGAAAAAAAATAATTAAAAATATAACTTTTCAAGTTAAAACAGGAGCAATTGTAGGCCTAATCGGTCCTAATGGAGCTGGTAAAACAACCATTATGAAAACCATACTGGGATTGACTAAGTTTACTGGCCAAATTAGTATGGATAACCATCCTATTACAGAAGGCAATCATAAGATTCTGTCTGAAGTTGGAGCCCTCATTGAGAATCCAGCCATTTATCCATTTCTCACAGGACTCCAAAACTTGAAATTATATTCCCATGATAAAAATAATATGCAGCAAATAGTTATTCAATTAGGTCTAGAAAAATATATTGAAGATCTGGCCAAAAATTACTCATTAGGTATGAAACAAAAATTAGGTATTGCGATAGCCTTATTGAATCAACCAAAACTGGTTATTCTAGATGAACCAATGAATGGATTAGATATAGAAGCGACTATTTTAGTTAGAAAATTAATCCAGCAATATGCCCGCTCAGGAACTTCTTTTTTAATTTCCAGTCATATTTTAGGTGAACTTCAAAAAATTATGAGTGAAGCAATTATTATTAATGAAGGAAAACTAGTGATTAATCGAGCGATGAGTAGATTTCAACGTATAAATCACCAGCATTACCAGATTTTAAGTGAAAACCAAAAAATAGCAAGTGATCTATTAGCTAAAAATAATATTCAAATAAAGAAAAGTGGCAACTATCTGTGTATTGATGCAAAGGATGTTTTTTTAGCAGAAGATTTACTTTATAAAAATAATTTGCGATTATTGGAATTATTACCTAAAAAAATAGATTTTGAACAGGTAGTTGTATCTTTATTAAAAAATCAGGAAAGAGATATTTATGAAGAATAG
- a CDS encoding ABC transporter permease: MKNSLRQEFYKFNYQKTPIYGFLALLVLMIYTLLSGNVNKSMITQAFGAGQWLSIIMITISSTFLTMEYKNNTMITLLYKSSSKLQVYLSKILVMIIYSIFLLVISFVFTLILKAISTGDKFSWIELYGQNTLFSGLILTLIGTFIYLLFTISLAFLLITLFKNNAAVICLGLVIAFLGASLSSVIMDNFPRLIPLIKWNPLNMIYVMNQLNKTPIFSNISHLSNWQLINGNIVYILIFNLLGYLLFKRSRV, translated from the coding sequence ATGAAGAATAGTTTGAGGCAGGAGTTTTATAAATTCAATTATCAAAAAACACCAATATATGGGTTTTTAGCTTTACTAGTCTTAATGATATATACACTTTTATCTGGAAACGTTAATAAAAGTATGATTACTCAGGCTTTTGGAGCTGGTCAATGGTTATCCATCATTATGATAACCATTAGTTCCACATTTTTAACTATGGAATATAAGAATAATACTATGATTACATTACTATATAAAAGCTCAAGTAAGTTGCAGGTTTATCTTTCTAAAATTTTAGTAATGATTATTTACAGTATATTTTTGTTGGTTATAAGTTTTGTATTCACTTTAATTTTGAAAGCGATATCCACAGGTGATAAATTTTCATGGATCGAACTATATGGTCAGAATACTTTATTTAGTGGCTTAATACTGACGTTAATTGGCACATTTATCTATTTGTTGTTTACAATAAGTTTGGCATTTCTCTTAATTACTTTATTTAAAAATAATGCTGCTGTTATATGTTTAGGTTTGGTTATTGCGTTTTTAGGGGCGTCTTTATCAAGTGTTATTATGGATAATTTTCCTCGTTTAATCCCTTTGATAAAATGGAACCCATTAAATATGATATATGTTATGAACCAATTGAATAAAACCCCAATTTTTTCTAATATTTCACATCTTAGTAATTGGCAACTGATCAACGGAAATATAGTTTATATATTGATTTTTAATTTGTTAGGGTACTTATTATTTAAGCGGAGCCGTGTTTAA
- a CDS encoding ABC transporter permease, with protein MKSTLYGEFYKLVHKKITWFAPFLILISMIAMGLATGKTQPKLLVMTCFASSEPILLTLVIVASSTFSMEIQNNAILTLLYKSPSKLAIYLSKLLVIIIYNLILHCLAMIITGILAVSPIIKPIIWTAIYQHQQSLIVNMLSTTGIDLITSTFIISLIFLTSILVNSNALVVTLNIIIIFIGTYASSSLLLIGYRFSRVLRWNPLNMINLTQQYYNAAMIQVTKLSISQLSLATILYFLLFFIIGYLIFRKKRF; from the coding sequence ATGAAATCTACTTTATATGGCGAATTTTATAAACTGGTTCATAAAAAAATCACCTGGTTTGCACCATTCTTAATCCTTATATCTATGATTGCAATGGGACTTGCTACTGGAAAAACGCAGCCCAAATTACTAGTTATGACCTGTTTTGCTTCTAGTGAGCCAATTTTATTAACTTTGGTGATTGTTGCTTCAAGCACTTTTTCAATGGAAATTCAAAACAATGCTATTTTAACGCTTCTGTATAAATCACCTAGTAAATTGGCTATTTATTTATCTAAATTATTAGTCATTATAATTTATAATTTGATTTTACATTGTTTAGCAATGATTATTACGGGTATTTTAGCAGTGAGTCCGATTATAAAACCAATTATTTGGACAGCAATTTATCAACACCAACAATCATTAATAGTAAATATGTTGTCAACAACGGGCATTGATTTAATTACATCAACATTTATTATTAGTTTGATTTTTTTAACTTCTATTTTAGTGAACTCGAATGCTTTAGTAGTAACTTTGAATATTATAATTATTTTTATCGGCACATATGCTTCTTCGAGCCTTTTATTAATAGGTTATCGATTTTCAAGAGTATTAAGATGGAATCCTCTCAATATGATCAACTTAACTCAGCAATATTATAATGCAGCAATGATCCAAGTTACTAAATTAAGTATCAGTCAGCTTTCACTCGCTACTATCTTATATTTTTTACTTTTCTTTATAATTGGGTATTTAATATTTCGCAAAAAAAGATTTTAG
- a CDS encoding PadR family transcriptional regulator has translation MKGRDVVLGLLNTKSRSGYEIKEIVEDQLAYFFDASIGMIYPTLRNLEKEGKIQKTRVYQTDKPNKNVYTITDSGKKEFAQYLKSPIAQDIYKSDCLMRLYLGTELSDKEITHLIQQELKHKQELLQHLQDSYQDWQSKGMNKRQKITLDYGIATYKAAINALESAKQDLQP, from the coding sequence ATGAAAGGACGCGATGTAGTTTTAGGTTTATTAAATACTAAAAGTCGTAGTGGCTATGAAATCAAAGAAATTGTTGAAGATCAATTAGCCTATTTCTTTGATGCTAGCATTGGTATGATTTATCCCACTTTAAGAAATTTAGAAAAAGAAGGAAAAATTCAAAAAACCCGCGTTTACCAAACAGATAAACCTAATAAGAACGTTTATACTATTACTGATAGTGGCAAAAAAGAATTTGCTCAATATCTTAAATCACCAATAGCACAAGATATTTACAAATCTGATTGTTTAATGCGCCTATACTTAGGTACAGAATTATCTGATAAAGAAATCACTCATTTAATTCAGCAAGAATTAAAACATAAACAAGAGTTATTACAACATCTACAAGATAGTTATCAAGATTGGCAATCAAAAGGTATGAATAAAAGACAAAAAATCACCCTAGATTATGGGATTGCTACTTATAAAGCTGCTATTAACGCCTTAGAAAGTGCTAAACAGGATTTACAACCGTGA
- a CDS encoding MFS transporter: protein MSRKNILIICANCVGIFLCMLDTTVMNIALPAIQKGLSVSLNNLQWAINVYTIIFATLTIPLSRLADRFGINRFYLSGMFIFLIGSILSGIATNLSTLIVGRAVQSIGAAIVFPLSMTIGISSVSLIQRTTVIAALGVTQGLAAALGPTIGGIITQFLSWRAIFLVNFPLLILAIILAFYSLDFKENYIQTKIDYLGSLLSMVTLFSLTLALVKGREWHWNSALIMGLLAISTISLILFIITEKTSANPMLPLELFRDRQFTGSAVAIVLSNLFLVAVTVILPTYFTHIQNRTELQAALLITPISAMIFIFSPLAAVLVNKNGPRIVIAIGFLLMGIAYVLFTKIDMTSLPAIITADIFLGIGYGIIAGPITVLAASNFTGTLLAASQSLAGVFRQIGIVLAVAIFVSGLYGNLAQAQKNSIKYSQQQIATLQVSALQRRKIEKHTIINIKKQQINTTTTKNHFSSAVKRELIQSNYQKIVMPNQQLPQSVKLKILQKITEKVNQKIKQLNQEINQCIVKIKNYSLQQYHHAFIELYMLTIPFVFSSMMVSILFMRKKDYLTTMQQKHN from the coding sequence ATGTCTCGAAAAAATATTTTAATAATTTGTGCTAACTGTGTTGGCATTTTTCTTTGTATGTTAGATACAACTGTAATGAACATTGCGTTGCCGGCTATTCAAAAGGGATTATCAGTTTCGCTAAATAATTTACAATGGGCTATTAATGTTTATACGATTATATTTGCAACTTTAACTATTCCTTTAAGTCGATTGGCTGATCGTTTTGGAATAAATCGGTTTTATTTAAGTGGTATGTTTATCTTTCTAATTGGTTCTATTTTATCTGGAATAGCTACCAATTTATCGACTTTAATAGTCGGAAGAGCAGTACAAAGTATTGGTGCAGCAATTGTTTTTCCACTATCAATGACTATTGGGATTTCTAGTGTTTCACTGATTCAAAGAACAACCGTTATCGCTGCTTTGGGTGTTACACAAGGACTTGCTGCCGCTTTAGGACCAACAATTGGAGGAATTATTACTCAATTTTTATCTTGGCGGGCAATTTTCTTAGTTAATTTTCCATTGCTGATACTAGCCATAATTTTGGCTTTTTATTCGCTTGATTTTAAAGAAAATTATATTCAAACCAAGATTGATTATTTAGGATCATTATTAAGTATGGTAACCTTATTTTCATTAACTTTAGCCTTAGTTAAAGGCCGTGAATGGCATTGGAATAGTGCTTTAATTATGGGGTTATTAGCAATTAGTACAATTTCTTTAATACTTTTTATTATTACAGAAAAAACAAGTGCTAATCCTATGTTACCTTTAGAATTATTTCGTGATCGTCAATTTACTGGTTCAGCTGTCGCAATTGTACTTAGCAATTTATTTTTAGTAGCAGTGACCGTTATTTTGCCTACTTATTTTACTCATATTCAAAATAGGACTGAACTACAAGCTGCTTTATTGATAACACCTATATCAGCTATGATTTTTATTTTTTCACCGCTTGCGGCTGTTTTAGTAAATAAAAATGGTCCGCGAATTGTTATTGCCATAGGCTTTTTATTAATGGGGATTGCTTATGTATTGTTTACTAAAATTGATATGACTTCTTTGCCAGCTATAATCACAGCTGATATTTTTTTGGGAATCGGCTATGGAATAATTGCTGGTCCAATCACGGTTTTAGCCGCATCTAATTTTACAGGAACTCTATTGGCAGCATCTCAAAGCTTAGCTGGTGTTTTTCGACAAATCGGCATTGTCTTAGCAGTTGCTATTTTTGTCAGCGGTCTATACGGAAATCTTGCTCAAGCACAAAAAAATTCTATTAAATACTCCCAACAACAGATTGCAACACTTCAGGTGTCTGCTTTACAACGGCGAAAAATTGAAAAACACACTATTATTAATATCAAAAAGCAACAAATTAATACTACAACTACTAAAAATCATTTTTCTTCAGCAGTAAAGAGGGAGTTAATCCAAAGTAACTATCAAAAAATTGTAATGCCTAATCAACAACTACCGCAATCAGTTAAATTAAAAATTTTGCAGAAAATAACAGAGAAAGTAAATCAAAAAATAAAGCAATTAAATCAGGAGATTAATCAGTGTATAGTTAAAATTAAAAATTATTCTTTGCAGCAATATCATCATGCATTTATTGAGTTATATATGTTAACTATTCCTTTTGTCTTTAGTTCAATGATGGTGAGCATATTGTTTATGCGTAAAAAAGATTATTTAACAACTATGCAACAAAAACATAATTAG
- a CDS encoding aldo/keto reductase produces the protein MVQNVTIGKTDVTATPLGLGTNAVGGYNLFPNLKDENDLNIVKTGLESGITLLDTAYVYGLGHSEELIGQAIKDFDRSKIVIATKGAHDFSSGEQEINNDPKFLTAQVEASLKRLQTDYLDIYYIHFPDKTTPKAEAVGALQRLREQGKIRAIGVSNFSLDQVKEANADGYVDVVEDEFSLLHQDREADLLTYLKENKISFVPYFPLASGLLTGKYNQDVHFPETDIRSQMADFQQPRYSKVLKAIEKIRPIAKTHQATVAQCVLAWYIMNPYITVVIPGAKKPTQVAANAQAMNVTLTQTEYDTIDTAFAEFKAIQSGKSLADPD, from the coding sequence ATGGTACAAAATGTTACGATTGGTAAAACAGATGTAACTGCAACTCCGTTAGGTTTAGGAACTAATGCTGTTGGCGGTTATAATCTTTTTCCTAATTTAAAAGATGAAAACGATTTAAATATTGTTAAGACTGGTTTAGAAAGTGGAATCACTTTATTAGATACAGCTTATGTTTATGGTTTGGGACATTCTGAAGAGTTAATTGGTCAAGCCATCAAAGACTTCGACCGTTCTAAAATCGTCATTGCAACTAAAGGAGCACATGATTTTTCTAGTGGCGAACAAGAGATTAATAACGATCCGAAATTTTTAACAGCACAAGTAGAAGCTAGTTTAAAAAGATTACAAACTGATTATTTAGATATTTATTATATCCATTTTCCAGATAAGACCACTCCCAAAGCTGAAGCTGTGGGTGCTTTACAAAGATTGCGTGAGCAAGGAAAAATTCGGGCGATTGGGGTTTCTAACTTTAGTTTAGATCAGGTTAAAGAAGCTAATGCAGATGGTTATGTTGATGTCGTTGAGGATGAGTTCAGCCTTTTACATCAAGATCGTGAAGCAGATTTACTGACTTATCTCAAGGAAAACAAGATTAGTTTTGTGCCCTATTTCCCATTGGCATCAGGATTACTAACTGGCAAATATAATCAAGATGTTCACTTTCCTGAAACTGATATTCGCAGTCAAATGGCTGATTTTCAACAACCGCGCTATAGCAAGGTTTTGAAAGCTATTGAAAAAATTCGTCCAATTGCCAAGACCCATCAGGCGACTGTTGCCCAATGTGTTTTAGCATGGTATATTATGAATCCTTATATCACTGTAGTTATTCCAGGAGCTAAAAAGCCAACACAAGTAGCCGCTAATGCACAAGCAATGAATGTAACTTTAACTCAGACAGAATATGACACGATTGACACTGCTTTTGCTGAGTTCAAAGCTATACAATCAGGAAAATCTTTGGCTGATCCAGATTAA
- a CDS encoding ABC transporter ATP-binding protein, with protein MNNVTKSFNDNIILKDINLNFDSGKIYGLLGPNGVGKTTLMKTIVGLNVIDRGSIVFHTIDITNGNHEQMRSQIGSLIEYPIFPSTYTVKQVLLEQLFLMNIKIDRAYLIKIIDLLDLTSQSNIKVKNLSLGWKQRLGIARAVANYPKLLLLDEPFNGLDLIAVQKVTKLIQYLAKQGVCIIISSHNLEELANIADQLLLIKHSQIKLISQKQIDNNIKNYYYHQFSDWETKH; from the coding sequence ATGAATAATGTAACTAAATCTTTCAACGACAATATTATTTTGAAAGATATTAATTTAAATTTTGATAGCGGCAAAATATATGGTTTGTTGGGTCCTAATGGCGTAGGAAAAACAACTTTAATGAAAACGATTGTGGGACTTAATGTTATTGACAGAGGAAGTATTGTCTTCCACACAATTGATATTACCAACGGTAACCATGAACAAATGCGCTCTCAAATTGGCAGTTTGATTGAATATCCCATTTTTCCATCCACATATACTGTAAAACAAGTGCTGTTAGAGCAATTATTTTTGATGAATATTAAGATAGATCGAGCATACTTGATTAAAATTATTGACTTACTGGATTTGACCTCACAGTCTAATATAAAAGTTAAAAATTTGTCATTAGGTTGGAAGCAACGCTTAGGAATAGCTAGAGCAGTAGCTAATTATCCTAAATTATTATTACTGGATGAACCTTTTAATGGCTTAGATTTAATTGCTGTTCAAAAAGTAACCAAATTAATCCAATATTTAGCCAAGCAAGGTGTTTGCATTATCATTTCCAGCCATAATCTTGAAGAACTAGCCAATATTGCTGATCAGTTATTGTTAATTAAACATAGCCAAATTAAATTAATTTCTCAAAAGCAAATTGATAATAATATCAAAAACTATTATTATCATCAATTTTCAGATTGGGAGACGAAACATTGA